One region of Mucilaginibacter gotjawali genomic DNA includes:
- a CDS encoding AI-2E family transporter has translation MPVPGSLAAMTIVATAVSVTLFIVGVPYPILPGLITGIFNLLPYFGIFAGIVLSATPPGTSADSTAVIYVFITFLVTHVLDRNIILPLVVGSKVRINALVTVLGVVIGEMRRAEIQIKWLFY, from the coding sequence ATGCCCGTACCCGGATCATTGGCAGCAATGACGATCGTCGCTACGGCAGTCAGTGTCACGCTTTTTATTGTGGGTGTACCCTATCCCATCCTGCCGGGCCTCATCACGGGTATTTTTAACCTCCTCCCCTATTTCGGGATCTTTGCCGGCATAGTGCTCAGTGCAACACCCCCCGGCACATCGGCCGATAGTACCGCCGTTATTTATGTGTTCATTACTTTTCTCGTTACCCATGTTTTGGATAGGAATATTATTTTACCACTGGTGGTGGGTTCAAAGGTGAGGATCAATGCGTTGGTTACGGTGTTGGGGGTGGTGATTGGCGAAATGAGGCGGGCGGAAATCCAAATTAAATGGCTGTTTTACTAA
- a CDS encoding helix-turn-helix domain-containing protein: MTQTASTLINPETKALAFKIFAFEDDAYFKEVKNYNYYSMVLVTEGTGTLRADFSEYLLEAHSLACFSVYQPFMIKADTDLKGILINFHPDFFCIHKHQQEVACNGVLFNNIYESPVVSLAPAEVHSLLQIINELKAEMQNAALAQYELLVSYLKIFLINASRIKLNQNQPVIPGNKQEPFILQTLKDAIEAHYKTKHSAGEYAGLLNISTRALNRISKVHFNKTITNLIAERIIIEAKRELYLTSKPVKMIAYELGFNDEFYFSRFFKGNADVSPQRYRDTVGFSRAEA; encoded by the coding sequence ATGACCCAGACAGCCTCTACATTGATCAACCCGGAAACTAAAGCATTGGCTTTTAAAATATTTGCTTTTGAGGATGATGCTTATTTTAAAGAGGTAAAAAATTATAATTATTATTCGATGGTGCTGGTAACGGAGGGTACAGGCACGCTGCGGGCCGATTTTTCGGAGTATTTGCTTGAGGCGCACTCCCTGGCGTGCTTTTCTGTTTACCAGCCATTTATGATCAAAGCCGATACTGATTTAAAAGGCATCCTCATCAATTTTCACCCCGATTTTTTCTGCATCCATAAACACCAGCAGGAGGTGGCCTGCAACGGGGTGCTTTTTAATAATATCTATGAGTCTCCGGTGGTTAGCCTGGCTCCGGCAGAGGTTCATTCGCTGTTACAGATTATAAATGAATTAAAGGCGGAGATGCAAAACGCCGCTTTGGCACAATACGAATTGCTGGTTTCTTATCTCAAGATCTTCCTGATCAACGCATCCCGGATTAAATTAAATCAAAACCAGCCGGTAATACCCGGCAATAAGCAGGAGCCTTTTATCCTGCAAACATTAAAAGATGCCATCGAGGCACATTATAAAACCAAACACAGCGCCGGCGAGTATGCCGGTTTGCTCAACATATCCACCCGGGCGCTCAACAGGATAAGTAAAGTGCATTTTAATAAAACCATCACTAACCTGATTGCCGAACGGATCATTATTGAAGCCAAGCGGGAATTATACCTTACCTCGAAGCCGGTTAAAATGATCGCTTACGAACTGGGGTTTAACGATGAATTTTACTTTAGTCGTTTTTTTAAAGGCAATGCAGATGTATCGCCGCAGCGATACCGTGATACAGTTGGTTTTTCGCGGGCGGAAGCATAA
- a CDS encoding nuclear transport factor 2 family protein, with protein sequence MEQKLPLPPFTMETALEKVQLAENAWNTKDPEKICLAYTIDTEWRNRTDFINGREEVKAFLKRKWEKELDYKLKKELWGFRENRMAVRFEYEWHDHSGRWYRSYGNELWEFDENGLMAKRFASINDLEITYADRKLF encoded by the coding sequence ATGGAACAAAAACTACCGCTTCCACCCTTTACGATGGAGACCGCTTTGGAAAAAGTGCAATTGGCCGAAAATGCCTGGAATACCAAAGACCCCGAAAAAATATGCCTGGCTTATACCATTGATACCGAGTGGCGCAACCGGACCGACTTTATCAATGGCCGGGAAGAAGTAAAAGCCTTTTTAAAAAGAAAATGGGAAAAGGAATTGGACTATAAGCTGAAAAAAGAGTTATGGGGCTTCCGCGAAAACCGGATGGCCGTAAGGTTTGAATATGAATGGCATGACCATAGCGGCCGGTGGTACCGGAGCTACGGAAATGAACTATGGGAGTTTGACGAAAATGGCCTGATGGCCAAACGTTTTGCCAGTATCAACGACCTTGAGATTACTTATGCCGACCGCAAACTATTTTAA
- a CDS encoding SRPBCC family protein, protein MAKQIEVKRIFNAPVAMVWQVWVDPELVKRWWGPKHFTSPVAVIDFREGGRSLVSMLAPAEMGGQEWYSVWEYIKIVPLKEIEFIQSLADKDGNKVEPANVGMPADFPRDIKTIVTFSELAGGKTAMTVTEYAEFGSISNFAQIGLEQSIDKMAAIFAEE, encoded by the coding sequence ATGGCTAAGCAAATTGAGGTTAAGAGAATTTTTAACGCCCCGGTTGCAATGGTATGGCAGGTTTGGGTGGATCCGGAGCTGGTAAAACGCTGGTGGGGGCCGAAGCATTTTACATCGCCGGTAGCTGTAATTGACTTCCGCGAAGGCGGCAGATCACTGGTGAGCATGCTCGCCCCGGCCGAAATGGGCGGGCAGGAATGGTATTCCGTTTGGGAGTATATAAAGATCGTCCCCTTGAAAGAAATTGAGTTTATCCAAAGCCTGGCCGATAAAGACGGCAATAAAGTTGAGCCGGCAAATGTGGGTATGCCGGCTGATTTTCCGCGGGACATTAAAACCATTGTAACTTTTAGCGAACTTGCGGGTGGCAAAACCGCCATGACCGTTACCGAATACGCGGAATTTGGCTCGATCAGCAACTTTGCACAAATTGGTTTGGAACAGAGCATTGACAAGATGGCCGCCATTTTTGCGGAGGAATAA
- a CDS encoding putative polyvalent protein kinase domain-containing protein, translating to MGIIFEDLHDENVLSKNSVLFFVDTVFYTTPEFYLKK from the coding sequence CTGGGAATTATTTTTGAAGACCTTCATGATGAAAATGTGCTATCAAAAAATTCTGTTTTATTTTTTGTTGATACTGTTTTTTATACAACACCGGAATTTTACTTAAAGAAGTGA
- a CDS encoding (R)-mandelonitrile lyase, giving the protein MEIKRAGSQPSGKGPAEYFTGSVRVDPLNNPPEPARVAMALVTFEPGARTAWHTHPFGQTLIVTAGSGWVQREGEAKQLIYPGDVVYFLPGEKHWHGATATTAMSHIAIQEKLNGSPVDWMEQVSDEQYNG; this is encoded by the coding sequence ATGGAAATTAAACGTGCAGGCTCGCAGCCTTCGGGCAAAGGGCCCGCTGAATATTTTACCGGATCGGTAAGGGTTGACCCGCTTAATAACCCGCCTGAACCGGCCAGGGTAGCCATGGCGCTGGTAACCTTTGAACCCGGCGCGCGTACAGCCTGGCATACCCATCCTTTCGGGCAAACCCTTATTGTTACTGCAGGCTCGGGCTGGGTGCAGCGCGAAGGCGAAGCAAAACAACTCATTTACCCGGGTGACGTTGTGTACTTTTTACCTGGTGAAAAACACTGGCACGGCGCAACGGCAACAACGGCCATGAGCCATATCGCCATACAGGAAAAACTGAACGGCTCGCCGGTTGACTGGATGGAACAGGTGAGTGACGAACAGTATAACGGGTAA
- a CDS encoding AI-2E family transporter, with protein MDLKNFSRLPFYIKLACVLFSLFALGALVILAKNILAPLIFSCLFAILLMPLANFFERRIRLPRGAASMIAVIILLSLITVVLYVIGSQIANLIRDWPAFQAQISRSLWNFRGWISENIGITRRKQLNVVNSAASKVTSPNAALVGTTLLSLSSILLFLIFTFIYTFFFLMYRRLILKFLESVFLEENKQKVHDVIEQVQVIIRQYIVGLLIEMTIVATAVSVTLSILGVQYAILLGLITGIFNLIPYFGIFAAMVLSATVTLGTSADSTVVIYVLITFLVTHVADSNIILPLVVGSKVRINALVTVLGVVIGEMFWGISGMFLSIPVIAVLKIIFDRVESLKPWGIILGDEEKKQNKLAKKLKVEKEEVAEE; from the coding sequence ATGGACCTGAAAAACTTTAGCCGCCTGCCCTTTTATATCAAACTTGCCTGTGTGCTGTTCAGCCTTTTTGCGCTGGGTGCGCTGGTGATCCTGGCTAAAAATATTTTAGCGCCTTTAATTTTCTCCTGTTTGTTTGCTATCCTGCTGATGCCACTGGCCAATTTCTTTGAAAGACGCATCCGGCTGCCGCGCGGCGCGGCTTCAATGATAGCAGTAATTATACTGCTTTCACTGATCACCGTGGTGCTTTACGTGATCGGTTCGCAAATCGCCAACCTGATAAGGGACTGGCCGGCCTTCCAGGCGCAGATCAGCCGTTCGCTCTGGAACTTCCGCGGCTGGATATCTGAGAACATTGGCATCACCCGCCGCAAGCAGCTCAACGTGGTCAATTCGGCCGCCAGCAAGGTAACCTCGCCCAATGCGGCACTCGTGGGTACAACACTTTTGTCACTCTCGTCCATTTTGCTCTTCCTCATCTTTACCTTTATCTATACGTTCTTTTTCCTGATGTACCGCCGCCTTATCCTGAAGTTCCTGGAATCGGTATTCCTGGAAGAAAACAAACAAAAGGTACACGATGTGATCGAACAGGTGCAAGTAATTATCCGGCAGTATATTGTCGGCTTGCTCATCGAAATGACGATCGTCGCTACTGCAGTCAGCGTCACGCTTTCTATACTGGGCGTGCAATACGCCATCCTGCTGGGCCTCATCACCGGTATTTTTAACCTCATCCCCTATTTCGGCATCTTTGCCGCCATGGTGCTCAGTGCAACAGTAACCCTCGGCACATCGGCCGACAGCACCGTCGTCATTTATGTGCTGATTACTTTTCTCGTTACCCACGTGGCCGACAGCAATATCATTTTACCCCTGGTGGTTGGCTCCAAGGTCCGGATCAATGCCCTGGTTACCGTGCTGGGTGTGGTTATTGGCGAAATGTTTTGGGGCATTTCCGGCATGTTCCTCTCTATCCCGGTTATTGCCGTGCTCAAAATCATCTTCGACCGGGTGGAAAGCCTGAAGCCCTGGGGCATTATCCTTGGTGACGAAGAAAAGAAACAAAATAAGCTGGCTAAGAAACTTAAAGTGGAAAAGGAGGAGGTGGCGGAGGAGTGA
- a CDS encoding carboxymuconolactone decarboxylase family protein has translation MPRIKALDPETTTGKSKDLFNAIQGKLGMVPNMMRTMGNSPAVLNGYLALSGALGEGKLGAKLGELIAIAVANANSCAYCNAAHSFIGEKLVHIDTNAIADARSGKSDNEKTAAALDFARVVVEKRGMVGDTDLDAVRNAGYDDAGIAEIVAHVGLNILTNYFNNTALTVVDFPEAELIEAAAI, from the coding sequence ATGCCACGTATAAAAGCACTCGATCCGGAAACAACTACCGGGAAATCAAAAGATCTGTTCAACGCCATCCAGGGCAAGTTGGGTATGGTTCCAAACATGATGCGCACCATGGGTAATTCGCCCGCCGTTTTAAATGGCTATCTTGCCCTAAGTGGCGCCCTTGGCGAAGGTAAACTGGGCGCAAAATTAGGCGAGCTGATCGCCATTGCCGTAGCCAATGCAAATAGCTGCGCATATTGCAACGCTGCACATAGTTTTATTGGCGAAAAGCTGGTTCATATCGATACCAATGCCATCGCTGATGCACGTTCAGGTAAATCGGATAATGAAAAGACAGCTGCTGCCCTTGATTTTGCCAGGGTGGTTGTTGAAAAGAGAGGTATGGTTGGCGATACCGATTTGGATGCGGTAAGAAATGCCGGTTATGATGACGCCGGGATCGCCGAAATAGTAGCGCATGTGGGTTTAAATATCCTAACCAACTACTTTAACAATACTGCCCTTACGGTGGTGGATTTCCCTGAAGCGGAGCTTATTGAAGCTGCTGCTATTTAA
- a CDS encoding FG-GAP-like repeat-containing protein — translation MLPDKPNVSQPCKKRNSLFVVLLLIFFGWFLPVRAQFHQIHIEPDVDHAVKLSFYTPAQGFVAFNKYIGFTTDSGRTFTQKTITAGNVDYSGNPVNLTFGFSISGVKTFDSNNIFVYGDYGFQPTILRSTDGGNTFKIVFWIATNLATSTSTITDLVFPQNGNIGYAIYANNVIKTTDGGQTWAEDAVINDTNYTNLQFIDDTHGYAFGPNASVISYTTDGSRWFTLAATGGTLQSAFFLNTTRGWACNTDGSTYMTQDGGRSWSLQTILSVSNRVLTKMQFVNDSTGYAIAAGFEVYKTSNSGKIWERLPRNTTYHYLGYSLNDLQLMNNFTWAAGGHGYVALSTNNGGPTVPLPLFTTDTTGYFNTGIVKLVNYSRSGYSYNWFVNGKSVSTSYNSSYVHNPNHFYDTISLINTNGKYKDTLTQYGNHFYEVIVKSFTPATAKQGDVVTITGARLDYTIGVEFGGVPAASFTIVSPSTVTAVVGAGASGKVSVYSALNTASQAGFKFLPGPVISSFSPLTAQGGSTITLTGQYFTGATAVTFGGVPAASFKVVSDTQLTAVLGKGSSGSIVVTSPGGTGSIAGFVMLPVIDSFTPASGGAGTSIRINGSGLDGPTAVTIGGVAVQSFVADAVGHITAVAGAGATGVITVTTAGGNFSSTASFTYYDQPVITSFAPVTAKIGDVITIKGQHFTGTTSVMFGGVAAASFNVISDTQITAVLGKGSSGTVTVTNPGGTGSITGFTQTPVIDSFTPSAGAGGTIISINGSGFSTVTALTIGGVAAQSFVADSAGHITAVAGAGGTGVITITTPSGNYSSTATFTYYYPPAVTSFAPLNGPAGATITVNGGHFSAAASDNAVYFGGVPATVLSATPTALKVTVPAGATYGFITVQTRNLAGVSRLPFTVTFPNGGVLDAYSFPAATKKIAPNAGTSPIVADIDGDGKPDILTRNSTGINGFSVQLNTGTPGNFSYTQQNIDGMNAYAFALADLDGDGLPELLTTDNTTNNVVIYHNISTPGHVAFGDTFSFTPTSFSTFSMAIAAADLDGDGKPDIVVTNSNGLNEIDLYRNTSQPGKLSFDTAFPLGGTADSFTIADFDGDGKPDLLATFGNNSNGIDMLRNTSTPGNFSFDRVPDVFPANPYPICAGDIDGDGKLDVIILDRQSNYIDVYRNLSTPGKVAFSTLATYAVPAWPVNAMMADFDGDGKPDIAVNAYDGNTPGNTVATIFKNISTPGKLSLLAPVNYATGITVGDLMAAADVDGDGKADLLFSADGQSLQALINHVKPSPMIYTLTPTNGVKGDTVHISGVNLATATAVSFGGVAASSFIVNADQSITATLGNGATGAVQVINPYGTASGPNFVYGGIPSVISFTPATGIAGTQVTITGTNFDTEPAKNVVYFGGAKATVTSASATQLVATVPAGATYQPITVATHNFVAYSALPFTLAFNGDATLDAQSFSKKFTMPGNVVTTGDIDGDGNLDLLFMSPANELIVARSQGLKDSVAFDANKTIATGLNIRHIYLADIDADGKPDIVCLTVSPNQIIVYRNTSIGSNISFDTGVPLPTGGAEYAYLTINDADGDGLPDIVSTNFARQSLIVYRNTTQAGKISFAPPVYHYVANASDEAVLTDLDGDGKTEMVSCGVQNVSLSITTNASTPGNFNFGSTTVLSGSTSGLLQVADFDGDGKPDIAAAFDYYFQPTPTFFRNTGTGKLAFSKVVISKDFAPSAVLAGDLNGDGKPEFIAVDPGFQRLAVMVNTSTPGTISFNKDYFIANRDAQSGIGTTDAYSQVAAGDMDQDGKTDLIISTNGIITIYRNIRATLKTLPDTDLKVKFTSLSCRGTKDGSINLTAAVSAPYTATVTDQNGNVIATGNFTKTYSATSLDTGYYNICVTDADISGFQQCLSGRLGEPQDLSAFSVVNNGKQTADLHLSGGDAYTIQVNDETYHTSQSDYTVPLQKGNNKLTITTGKECQGVFMQRITIGNTMVIYPNPFVAGVQIDVGDSQASAGTVEIVDALGRNVYKDNITNDYGKLNMDLSGLKSGFYVVKLTIDNKQTVYKLWKK, via the coding sequence ATGCTGCCTGATAAACCAAATGTCTCACAACCCTGCAAAAAAAGGAACAGCCTGTTTGTCGTCCTGTTATTAATATTTTTCGGCTGGTTTTTGCCCGTCCGTGCACAATTTCACCAAATTCATATCGAGCCTGATGTGGACCATGCCGTTAAACTAAGTTTTTATACGCCAGCCCAGGGCTTTGTAGCTTTTAATAAATATATCGGATTTACGACCGACAGCGGGCGAACCTTTACGCAGAAAACAATTACTGCCGGCAACGTTGACTACAGCGGCAACCCCGTCAACCTCACTTTCGGGTTTAGTATAAGTGGCGTAAAGACTTTCGATAGTAATAATATTTTTGTTTATGGCGATTATGGCTTTCAGCCAACTATCCTGCGCTCGACGGATGGGGGTAATACATTCAAGATCGTGTTCTGGATTGCGACGAATCTGGCAACAAGTACGTCTACCATTACCGACCTTGTCTTTCCGCAGAACGGCAATATTGGTTATGCCATATACGCCAATAACGTAATTAAAACAACCGATGGCGGGCAGACCTGGGCTGAAGATGCGGTGATTAACGACACCAACTACACTAACCTGCAATTTATAGACGATACGCATGGCTATGCTTTTGGCCCTAATGCATCCGTCATTTCCTACACCACCGATGGCAGCAGGTGGTTTACACTTGCCGCGACCGGCGGAACACTTCAAAGCGCCTTTTTTTTGAATACTACCAGGGGATGGGCCTGTAATACGGACGGAAGTACTTATATGACACAGGACGGGGGCAGGTCGTGGTCGCTGCAGACCATTCTGTCAGTCAGCAATAGGGTACTTACTAAAATGCAATTTGTAAACGACAGCACAGGCTATGCCATTGCCGCAGGGTTTGAAGTTTACAAAACTTCGAATAGTGGAAAAATATGGGAGCGCCTGCCCCGTAATACCACCTATCACTACCTGGGTTATTCGTTGAACGACCTGCAATTGATGAATAATTTTACCTGGGCGGCAGGCGGGCATGGCTATGTAGCGCTGAGTACCAATAACGGAGGCCCGACGGTACCGCTCCCCCTTTTTACCACCGATACCACCGGCTATTTCAATACCGGCATAGTAAAACTTGTAAACTATTCCAGGTCGGGTTACAGTTATAACTGGTTTGTAAACGGTAAGTCCGTCAGTACATCATACAACAGTTCCTATGTACATAACCCGAATCACTTTTATGATACGATTTCTTTAATTAACACCAACGGAAAGTATAAGGACACGCTGACACAATATGGCAACCACTTTTACGAGGTAATTGTAAAAAGTTTTACCCCTGCCACGGCCAAACAAGGCGATGTGGTCACCATTACCGGCGCCCGGCTGGATTATACCATAGGCGTTGAATTCGGCGGCGTTCCCGCGGCATCATTTACCATCGTATCGCCATCAACCGTTACGGCGGTGGTGGGCGCCGGGGCCTCCGGAAAAGTATCGGTGTATTCGGCCCTTAATACCGCCTCACAAGCCGGCTTTAAATTTCTTCCGGGGCCTGTTATCAGTTCTTTTTCACCGTTAACGGCCCAGGGGGGCAGTACCATCACGCTGACAGGCCAGTATTTTACCGGCGCTACCGCTGTTACGTTTGGCGGCGTGCCGGCGGCATCGTTTAAGGTAGTATCTGATACGCAGCTTACGGCAGTATTGGGTAAAGGCAGTTCGGGCAGCATTGTAGTAACCAGCCCCGGCGGCACGGGGTCTATAGCAGGGTTCGTCATGCTGCCGGTTATTGATAGCTTCACCCCCGCCAGCGGCGGTGCCGGCACATCTATAAGAATAAACGGGTCGGGGTTGGACGGTCCCACCGCAGTTACCATTGGCGGGGTCGCGGTGCAATCATTTGTTGCCGATGCTGTCGGCCATATCACTGCGGTGGCCGGAGCTGGTGCAACCGGCGTTATAACCGTGACCACAGCCGGGGGTAATTTCTCCTCAACGGCATCATTTACCTATTACGATCAACCGGTAATCACCTCATTCGCGCCTGTAACCGCAAAGATTGGAGATGTAATCACCATAAAAGGGCAGCATTTTACCGGCACAACAAGTGTTATGTTTGGCGGTGTGGCGGCGGCGTCATTTAACGTCATCTCCGACACTCAAATTACGGCGGTTTTAGGCAAAGGCAGTTCGGGAACCGTGACGGTGACTAATCCGGGTGGTACGGGTTCAATCACGGGTTTCACGCAAACACCCGTTATTGACAGTTTTACACCTTCGGCGGGTGCGGGCGGTACTATCATCAGTATTAACGGCTCCGGTTTTAGCACAGTCACAGCGCTTACCATTGGCGGGGTCGCCGCGCAGTCATTCGTCGCCGATTCTGCCGGGCACATCACGGCGGTTGCCGGTGCCGGCGGCACCGGTGTAATAACCATAACCACGCCTTCAGGCAATTACAGTTCAACCGCAACATTTACTTATTATTATCCGCCGGCAGTTACATCGTTTGCGCCTTTAAACGGTCCGGCAGGCGCTACTATCACCGTTAATGGCGGTCACTTTTCAGCTGCAGCTTCTGACAATGCGGTTTATTTTGGCGGCGTGCCGGCAACGGTGTTAAGCGCTACGCCGACTGCATTAAAAGTAACCGTGCCTGCCGGCGCAACTTATGGCTTCATCACCGTGCAAACACGTAACCTGGCTGGTGTTTCGCGGCTGCCTTTTACCGTTACTTTCCCCAACGGCGGCGTGCTGGATGCCTATTCATTCCCTGCGGCAACAAAAAAGATAGCGCCGAATGCCGGCACCAGCCCCATTGTGGCGGATATTGACGGCGACGGCAAGCCCGATATCCTAACCCGCAACTCAACCGGTATAAATGGGTTTTCCGTACAGCTAAACACGGGTACACCGGGCAATTTTTCCTACACACAACAAAATATCGACGGCATGAATGCTTATGCATTTGCGCTCGCCGACCTTGACGGCGACGGCCTGCCCGAGCTGCTTACTACCGATAACACTACAAACAACGTTGTTATTTATCATAACATTTCAACACCGGGCCACGTGGCCTTTGGCGATACGTTTTCCTTTACCCCAACCAGCTTCTCAACCTTTTCTATGGCTATTGCCGCCGCAGATCTGGATGGCGATGGTAAACCTGATATTGTGGTTACCAACAGTAATGGTCTGAACGAAATAGACCTTTACCGCAACACTTCACAACCGGGGAAGCTGTCTTTTGATACTGCTTTTCCACTGGGGGGTACGGCAGACAGTTTTACAATAGCGGATTTTGATGGTGACGGCAAACCCGACCTGCTCGCTACCTTCGGTAACAACTCCAACGGTATTGATATGCTGCGCAACACCAGCACACCGGGCAATTTTAGCTTCGACCGGGTGCCGGATGTGTTTCCGGCAAATCCTTATCCCATTTGCGCCGGTGACATAGACGGCGACGGAAAATTGGATGTGATCATCCTGGACAGGCAGAGCAATTATATCGATGTGTACCGCAACTTATCCACCCCGGGTAAAGTAGCGTTTTCCACCCTGGCCACTTATGCCGTGCCGGCCTGGCCGGTAAATGCCATGATGGCTGATTTTGACGGCGATGGCAAGCCGGATATAGCCGTTAACGCCTATGACGGCAATACTCCCGGCAACACCGTTGCAACCATTTTTAAGAATATTTCTACACCAGGTAAATTATCGTTGCTAGCCCCGGTTAATTATGCCACCGGCATTACCGTGGGCGATTTGATGGCGGCCGCGGACGTGGATGGAGACGGAAAAGCCGACTTGTTGTTTTCAGCTGACGGGCAATCGCTTCAGGCGCTTATCAACCACGTAAAACCTTCGCCAATGATCTATACGCTAACGCCCACAAACGGCGTAAAAGGCGATACGGTGCACATCAGCGGCGTAAACCTGGCAACGGCGACGGCGGTAAGCTTTGGCGGGGTTGCAGCATCTTCGTTTATCGTAAACGCTGATCAGTCTATCACTGCCACACTGGGCAATGGCGCTACCGGCGCGGTGCAGGTTATCAATCCTTACGGCACCGCCTCCGGCCCCAATTTTGTTTACGGAGGTATCCCGTCTGTTATTTCGTTTACACCGGCTACGGGCATCGCCGGCACACAGGTAACTATTACCGGTACTAATTTCGATACTGAGCCGGCTAAAAATGTAGTTTATTTCGGCGGTGCGAAGGCTACCGTCACTTCCGCCTCCGCAACACAATTGGTGGCAACTGTACCGGCCGGCGCTACCTACCAGCCCATAACCGTGGCCACCCACAACTTTGTTGCTTATTCGGCGCTGCCCTTCACACTTGCCTTTAACGGCGACGCTACCCTCGATGCGCAATCGTTCAGCAAAAAATTCACCATGCCCGGCAATGTGGTAACCACCGGCGATATCGACGGCGACGGCAATCTCGACCTGCTGTTCATGTCGCCAGCCAACGAACTGATAGTAGCGCGCAGCCAGGGGCTTAAGGATAGCGTGGCTTTTGATGCCAACAAAACAATTGCCACCGGTCTCAATATCCGCCATATTTATTTAGCAGATATTGACGCAGACGGAAAGCCCGATATTGTATGCCTTACGGTATCACCTAATCAAATTATTGTTTATCGCAATACCAGCATCGGCAGCAATATCAGTTTTGATACCGGTGTTCCTTTACCTACAGGCGGTGCAGAATACGCATATCTTACCATTAATGATGCCGATGGTGACGGGCTGCCCGATATTGTATCTACCAACTTTGCCCGGCAGTCGCTAATTGTTTACCGCAATACCACGCAGGCAGGCAAAATAAGTTTTGCGCCGCCGGTATATCATTACGTTGCCAATGCCAGCGACGAGGCGGTATTAACGGATCTTGATGGCGACGGTAAAACTGAAATGGTATCCTGCGGGGTACAAAACGTATCACTCAGTATTACAACGAATGCCAGTACACCGGGCAATTTTAATTTCGGGTCCACAACGGTTTTGTCTGGCAGCACCAGTGGCTTACTGCAGGTAGCTGATTTCGACGGCGACGGCAAGCCCGACATCGCGGCGGCCTTCGACTACTATTTTCAGCCAACCCCGACTTTTTTCCGGAATACCGGGACCGGAAAACTGGCTTTCAGCAAAGTAGTGATATCAAAAGATTTCGCCCCGAGCGCCGTACTGGCCGGTGACCTGAACGGCGACGGCAAGCCGGAGTTTATCGCGGTAGACCCTGGCTTTCAAAGGCTGGCGGTGATGGTTAATACCAGTACCCCGGGTACGATATCGTTTAACAAAGATTATTTTATTGCAAACAGGGACGCGCAGTCGGGCATTGGTACCACTGATGCCTATTCGCAGGTAGCGGCAGGCGATATGGACCAGGATGGTAAGACGGACCTTATTATATCAACCAACGGGATCATAACCATTTATCGTAACATCAGGGCGACATTAAAAACACTGCCTGATACCGACTTGAAAGTTAAATTTACCAGCCTCAGCTGCAGGGGAACGAAAGATGGTTCTATCAACTTAACGGCGGCCGTATCGGCCCCATACACCGCCACCGTGACCGACCAAAACGGTAACGTAATAGCGACCGGCAATTTTACCAAGACCTATAGCGCAACCAGCCTGGATACCGGCTATTATAACATTTGTGTTACCGATGCGGATATTTCCGGTTTCCAGCAATGCCTTAGCGGGCGCCTGGGCGAGCCCCAGGACCTTTCGGCTTTTTCGGTGGTAAACAACGGCAAACAAACCGCCGATTTGCATTTAAGCGGGGGCGATGCCTATACCATACAGGTAAATGACGAAACTTATCATACCAGTCAATCCGATTATACCGTTCCCCTGCAAAAAGGCAATAATAAATTAACCATTACAACCGGTAAGGAATGCCAGGGCGTATTTATGCAACGCATTACTATTGGCAACACCATGGTAATATACCCCAACCCTTTTGTGGCCGGTGTGCAGATAGATGTGGGCGATAGCCAGGCTTCGGCAGGAACGGTGGAGATTGTTGATGCGCTGGGGCGAAACGTATATAAAGACAATATTACCAACGATTACGGTAAGCTGAACATGGATCTGTCCGGGCTGAAAAGCGGGTTTTACGTGGTGAAACTTACTATCGACAACAAACAAACGGTTTATAAGCTATGGAAAAAATAA